One window of Mauremys mutica isolate MM-2020 ecotype Southern chromosome 20, ASM2049712v1, whole genome shotgun sequence genomic DNA carries:
- the GPD1 gene encoding glycerol-3-phosphate dehydrogenase [NAD(+)], cytoplasmic: MGRGGALYAPRPGGAAQSPTMGGRKVCVVGSGNWGSAIAKIVGSNAAQLEQFETTVNMWVFEEEVGGKKLTEIINMQHENVKYLPGHKLPPNVVAVPDLLKASAGADILIFVVPHQFIGKLCEQLKDHVKKETIGVSLIKGVDEGPEGLKLISHVIREWLGIEMSVLMGANIANEVAEEKFCETTIGCKNLEHGQILKELMQTRNFRITVVPEADTVEICGALKNVVAVGAGFCDGLSFGDNTKAAVIRLGLMEMITFAKLFCKGPVTSSTFLESCGIADLITTCYGGRNRRVAEAFARTGKSIEQLEKEMLNGQKLQGPQTAAELNHILKQKNLVEKFPLFTAVYQICYEDKPVAEFIKCLQNHPAHM; this comes from the exons atggggcgggggggcgcgtTATATGCCCCCCGCCCTGGGGGCGCGGCGCAGTCGCCGACCATGGGCGGCCGGAAAGTCTGTGTCGTGGGCTCCGGGAACTG GGGCTCAGCCATCGCCAAGATCGTGGGCAGCAATGCGGCCCAGCTGGAGCAGTTTGAGACCACAGTGAACATGTGGGTATTTGAGGAGGAGGTGGGTGGGAAGAAGCTCACGGAAATCATCAACATGCAACATGAGAACGTCAAATACCTGCCAGGGCACAAGCTGCCACCCAATGTG GTGGCGGTGCCAGACCTGCTGAAGGCCTCAGCTGGGGCAGACATCCTCATCTTTGTGGTGCCCCACCAGTTCATCGGCAAACTCTGTGAGCAGCTCAAAGACCATGTGAAGAAGGAGACCATCGGGGTATCGCTCATCAAG GGGGTGGATGAGGGCCCAGAGGGGCTGAAGCTGATCTCGCACGTTATCCGTGAATGGCTGGGCATCGAGATGAGCGTCCTGATGGGGGCCAACATTGCCAACGAAGTGGCAGAGGAGAAGTTCTGCGAAACGACCATTG GCTGCAAGAACCTGGAGCATGGGCAGATCCTGAAGGAGCTGATGCAGACGCGCAACTTCCGGATCACCGTGGTACCGGAGGCTGACACTGTGGAGATCTGCGGGGCCCTCAAG AACGTCGTAGCTGTAGGGGCTGGTTTCTGTGATGGCCTGAGCTTTGGGGACAACACCAAGGCAGCTGTGATTCGCCTCGGGCTGATGGAGATGATCACCTTTGCCAAGCTCTTCTGCAAAGGCCCTGTCACCTCGTCCACCTTCCTGGAGAGCTGTGGGATCGCCGACCTTATCACCACCTGCTATGGTGGCAGGAACCGCAGGGTGGCCGAGGCCTTTGCCAGGACTGGGAAG TCCATTGAGCAGTTGGAGAAGGAGATGCTGAATGGACAGAAGCTGCAGGGTCCCCAGACGGCTGCCGAGCTGAACCACATCCTCAAACAGAAGAACCTGGTGGAGAA GTTCCCCCTCTTCACTGCTGTGTATCAGATCTGCTACGAGGACAAACCCGTTGCTGAATTCATCAAGTGCCTCCAGAACCATCCTGCCCACATGTAA
- the LOC123353602 gene encoding cytochrome c oxidase assembly protein COX14 yields the protein MVSAKRLADAGYKAFSGSMMLLTVYGAYLCSARVYRYFQRQRALRQLEQSPPGAGIAED from the coding sequence ATGGTCTCCGCCAAGCGGCTCGCGGACGCCGGGTACAAGGCCTTCTCCGGCTCCATGATGCTGCTGACGGTCTACGGGGCCTACCTGTGCAGCGCCAGAGTCTACCGGTACTTCCAGCGCCAGAGGGCCCTGCGGCAGCTCGAGCAGAGCCCGCCCGGCGCGGGGATCGCCGAGGACTGA